The Macrobrachium rosenbergii isolate ZJJX-2024 chromosome 8, ASM4041242v1, whole genome shotgun sequence genome includes a region encoding these proteins:
- the LOC136841147 gene encoding serine-aspartate repeat-containing protein F-like, producing the protein MCGICNVKKKAREVRLRYYGHVIRREEVEPIKRAKNMPVTERRSVGRQVIRHDNDEDGSNDEGYGSDDDDYGFYHDGDEVDIDNCDCHHGEDDEDSVSDADGDGDDCDHDGGADNISDNDDDDCDHDDDDESNNSDNDSDDDDSDHDVDDADHDSNTNGYGDCDDNSGNDGDDDDCEDDEDDVDNNYDNDDNDSDDSGDDDDDDDDVDDDSDNDGDDDGSDHCDDDADDNSDNDGDDGDCNYDADEADNSSDSDACHHDDDDGYNDSDNDNNDSDHDGDDDDGDHGHDDDNEYQYFVYDGDDDDDCDHDDDKENNDSDNDECHHDDDDGDNDSDTDDSDHDDEKDDDSDHDDDDDVDNNDSDDDSEDDDEDEDDDDDDYGDNSAKECSSGGGGRVSPLNCELQSQEVYQSAHDSL; encoded by the exons atgtgtggtatatgtaatgtaaagaagaAGGCTAGAGAAgttcgtctgagatactatggccatgtaataagaagagaggaggtggaaccaatcaagagagctaagaacatgccagtgacggAGAGGAGGAGTGTTGGGCGTCAGGTGAtcag GCATGATAATGATGAGGACGGCAGTAATGACGAAGGTTATGGTAGTGACGATGATGATTATGGTTTCTATCATGATGGTGACGAGGTGGACATTGATAATTGTGACTGCCATCATGGTGAGGACGATGAAGATAGTGTTAGTGATGCTGATGGTGACGGCGATGACTGTGACCATGATGGCGGTGCAGATAATatcagtgataatgatgatgatgattgcgatcatgatgatgatgatgaatctaataatagtgataatgatagtGACGATGATGATAGTGACCATGATGTTGACGATGCAGATCATGATAGTAATACTAATGGTTATGGTGATTGTGATGATAATAGTGGTAATGATGGTGACGACGATGACTGCGAGGATGATGAGGACGATgtagataataattatgataatgatg ataatgatagtgatgacagtggtgacgacgatgatgatgatgacgatgtagacgatgatagtgataatgatggTGACGACGATGGCAGTGATCATTGTGATGACGATGCAgatgataatagtgataatgatggtgatgacggTGATTGCAATTATGATGCTGACGAAGCAGATAATAGTAGTGATAGTGATGCTTGCCATCATGATGATGACGATGGatataatgatagtgataatgata ATAATGACAGTGATCatgatggtgacgatgatgatggtgatcatGGTCATGATGACGACaatgaatatcaatattttgtttatgatggTGACGACGATGATGATTGCGACCATGATGATGACAAAGAAAATAACGACAGTGATAATGATGAATGCCATCATGACGACGACGATGGAGATAATGATAGTGACACCGATGATAGTGATCATGATGATGAGAAGGATGATGATagtgatcatgatgatgatgatgatgttgata ataatgatagtgatgatgatagtgaagatgatgatgaagatgaagatgatgatgacgacgattaCGGCGATAATAGCGCTAAAGAATGTTCGAGTGGTGGCGGTGGCCGCG